The Pleurodeles waltl isolate 20211129_DDA chromosome 7, aPleWal1.hap1.20221129, whole genome shotgun sequence genome includes a region encoding these proteins:
- the TIRAP gene encoding toll/interleukin-1 receptor domain-containing adapter protein, which yields MQRTFGQPGWLRRLRGIEEGSTSSSSSVPKTSSRGSDPPPCRPPERPAERTMGVEVFRKSKKYDVCVCHCEGDLEYALDLVSYLEGQSEAFRCFLQLRDAAVGGAIPSELCNALSSSHCWLLLITPQFLEDCWCNYQMQQALALAPVSNGCIIPFIKGLEHAQCPRELTFMYKVWASSVKETGFLRIKTALLNYFKEANRNASPRGSCASPEQWTKANPSSKDSS from the coding sequence ATGCAGAGGACGTTCGGGCAGCCTGGTTGGTTGAGGCGCCTGCGAGGCATAGAGGAGGGCAGCACCAGTTCTTCCTCCAGTGTCCCGAAGACTTCATCTCGAGGCAGCGACCCGCCTCCGTGCCGGCCCCCCGAGCGCCCAGCAGAGCGCACGATGGGCGTGGAAGTCTTCCGAAAGAGCAAGAAGTACGACGTGTGCGTCTGCCACTGCGAGGGGGACTTAGAATACGCCTTGGACTTGGTGTCTTACCTGGAAGGGCAGAGTGAGGCATTCCGATGCTTCCTGCAGCTGCGGGATGCGGCGGTAGGGGGCGCCATCCCTTCTGAGCTCTGTAATGCGCTCTCCAGCAGCCACTGCTGGCTGCTCCTGATAACCCCGCAGTTTCTGGAGGACTGCTGGTGCAATTATCAGATGCAGCAGGCTCTGGCCCTCGCGCCGGTGTCCAACGGGTGCATCATCCCGTTTATAAAGGGACTGGAGCATGCGCAGTGCCCGCGGGAGCTGACCTTTATGTACAAAGTGTGGGCCTCTTCGGTGAAGGAAACAGGGTTCCTGCGCATAAAGACAGCGCTACTAAACTATTTCAAAGAGGCGAACAGGAATGCGAGTCCGAGGGGTAGCTGCGCTTCACCTGAGCAGTGGACGAAAGCAAATCCAAGCAGCAAAGATTCCAGCTGA